In Mycobacterium sp. Aquia_216, a genomic segment contains:
- a CDS encoding sensor histidine kinase yields the protein MTVFSALLLAGVLSVLALAVGVAAGTRLSAHVVRRRHRVATESTGITVAQMLQQIVTLMPLGAAVVDSHRDVVYLNERAKELGLVRDRQLDDQAWQAAQQALGGDDVEFDLQPGKRGAAGRSGISVHGQARLLSEEDRRFAVVFVHDQSDYARMEATRRDFVANVSHELKTPVGAMALLAEALLASADDSETVRRFAEKVLIEANRLGDMVAELIELSRLQGAERLPNVTAVDVDSVVSEAISRHKVAADNAKIEVRTDSPTGLRVLGDQTLLVTALANLVSNAIAYSPPGSPVSISRRRRGDNIEIAVTDRGIGIALEDQERVFERFFRGDKARSRATGGSGLGLAIVKHVAANHDGSIGVWSKPGTGSTFTLSIPAYQDSDSDEETEQPRVRDARPSRSQREEELSR from the coding sequence GTGACTGTGTTCTCGGCGCTGTTGCTGGCCGGGGTCTTGTCCGTGCTGGCGCTGGCCGTTGGTGTAGCGGCCGGCACTCGGTTGTCCGCACATGTGGTGCGGCGCCGCCACCGAGTGGCCACCGAATCGACCGGAATCACCGTCGCGCAGATGCTCCAACAAATCGTCACCCTGATGCCGCTGGGCGCCGCTGTGGTGGATTCACATCGCGACGTCGTCTACCTCAACGAGCGGGCCAAGGAATTGGGCCTGGTGCGCGATCGTCAGCTCGACGACCAGGCCTGGCAAGCGGCGCAGCAGGCGCTCGGCGGCGATGACGTCGAATTCGACCTCCAGCCCGGCAAGCGTGGGGCCGCTGGACGGTCCGGGATATCGGTGCACGGTCAAGCCCGGCTGCTCAGCGAAGAGGACCGCCGGTTCGCAGTGGTCTTTGTCCACGACCAGTCCGACTACGCCCGCATGGAGGCCACCAGGCGCGACTTCGTGGCCAACGTCAGCCACGAGCTCAAGACCCCGGTCGGCGCCATGGCCCTGCTCGCCGAGGCCCTGCTGGCGTCGGCGGACGACTCGGAAACCGTGCGCCGGTTCGCCGAGAAGGTGCTGATCGAGGCCAACAGGCTGGGCGACATGGTCGCCGAGCTGATCGAGTTGTCCCGGCTGCAGGGCGCCGAGCGGTTGCCCAACGTGACCGCTGTAGACGTCGATAGCGTTGTGTCCGAAGCGATTTCGCGTCACAAGGTGGCTGCGGACAACGCTAAGATCGAGGTTCGCACCGACTCGCCTACCGGCCTGCGGGTGCTGGGGGACCAAACGCTGCTGGTGACCGCATTGGCCAATCTGGTCTCTAATGCGATCGCGTATTCGCCGCCGGGTTCACCGGTGTCGATCAGCCGTCGCCGTCGTGGCGACAACATCGAGATCGCGGTCACCGATCGCGGCATCGGCATTGCTCTCGAAGATCAGGAGCGGGTCTTCGAGCGGTTTTTCCGGGGGGACAAGGCGCGTTCGCGAGCCACCGGCGGCAGTGGGCTGGGGCTGGCGATCGTCAAACACGTTGCGGCCAACCATGACGGCAGCATCGGCGTGTGGAGCAAGCCGGGAACCGGTTCGACGTTCACGTTGTCCATCCCGGCCTATCAGGACAGCGATAGCGACGAAGAAACCGAGCAACCCCGGGTTCGCGACGCGCGGCCCAGCAGGTCACAACGAGAGGAAGAATTAAGTCGATGA
- the regX gene encoding two-component sensory transduction protein RegX, producing MTSVLIVEDEESLADPLAFLLRKEGFEATVVTDGSAALSEFDRAGADIVLLDLMLPGMSGTDVCKQLRARSSVPVIMVTARDSEIDKVVGLELGADDYVTKPYSARELIARIRAVLRRGGDDDSEISDGVLESGPVRMDVERHVVSVNGDTITLPLKEFDLLEYLMRNSGRVLTRGQLIDRVWGADYVGDTKTLDVHVKRLRSKIEADPANPVHLVTVRGLGYKLEG from the coding sequence ATGACCAGTGTGCTGATCGTGGAGGACGAGGAGTCGCTTGCCGATCCACTGGCCTTCCTGCTTCGTAAGGAAGGCTTCGAAGCCACCGTGGTGACCGATGGTTCAGCGGCGCTGTCCGAGTTCGACCGTGCCGGCGCGGACATCGTGCTGCTTGATCTGATGTTGCCGGGCATGTCGGGAACGGACGTGTGCAAGCAGCTGCGCGCTCGCTCCAGCGTGCCGGTGATCATGGTGACTGCCCGCGACAGCGAGATCGACAAGGTGGTCGGCCTGGAGCTCGGCGCCGATGACTATGTGACCAAACCCTATTCGGCGCGTGAGTTGATCGCCCGGATCCGGGCGGTGCTGCGCCGCGGTGGCGACGACGACTCCGAGATCAGCGACGGCGTATTGGAATCCGGTCCGGTGCGGATGGACGTCGAGCGGCATGTCGTGTCGGTCAATGGCGACACAATCACCTTGCCGCTCAAGGAGTTTGATCTGCTCGAGTACCTGATGCGCAACAGCGGGCGGGTGCTCACCCGTGGGCAGCTGATCGATCGGGTCTGGGGCGCGGACTACGTCGGCGATACCAAGACACTGGACGTCCACGTCAAGCGCCTGCGGTCCAAGATCGAAGCCGACCCGGCCAACCCGGTGCACCTGGTGACGGTTCGCGGCCTGGGATACAAGCTCGAGGGCTGA